In a single window of the Halomicroarcula saliterrae genome:
- the dnaJ gene encoding molecular chaperone DnaJ: MSQDFYEILGVSRDASEDEIQEAYRQKAREYHPDVSDDPDAEEKFKKAKKAKEVLTDEEKRQMYDQMGHDRFEQAEKRGGAGGGGGGMGGAGGVGGAGGFDMQDIFDQFFGGGGRGGRGGSRRRQGQDLQTRLRIDLQEAYDGATKELTVTRPETCDDCDGAGHPPDADSETCPECNGQGQTTRVQQTPMGRVQQTATCRRCEGEGTLYDETCSTCRGDGTVRNEATLEVDIPAGIADGQTLRMEREGAPGENGGPNGDLLIQVTVRDHPDFERDGDDLSYNHAISFPQAVFGDTITVPTLDGEVEVDVPSGTQSGEVFRLEGKGMPRLRRRGSGDLYVQVQVVTPDDLNSEQKEALEQFAEAGGEEVDVEEGFFEKLKNSL; the protein is encoded by the coding sequence ATGAGCCAGGATTTCTACGAGATACTGGGCGTCTCGCGGGACGCCTCCGAGGACGAGATACAGGAGGCCTATCGCCAGAAGGCGCGGGAGTACCATCCGGACGTGAGCGACGACCCCGACGCCGAGGAGAAGTTCAAGAAGGCAAAGAAGGCAAAGGAGGTCCTCACCGACGAGGAGAAGCGGCAGATGTACGACCAGATGGGCCACGACCGGTTCGAGCAGGCCGAGAAGCGGGGCGGCGCCGGCGGCGGAGGCGGGGGCATGGGCGGCGCCGGCGGCGTCGGTGGCGCCGGCGGCTTCGATATGCAGGACATCTTCGACCAGTTCTTCGGTGGCGGCGGTCGCGGCGGCCGCGGTGGCTCGCGCCGACGCCAGGGTCAGGACCTCCAGACCCGACTGCGAATCGACCTGCAGGAGGCCTACGACGGTGCGACCAAGGAACTCACCGTCACCCGGCCGGAGACCTGTGACGACTGCGACGGGGCGGGCCATCCGCCCGACGCCGACTCGGAGACCTGTCCGGAGTGTAACGGCCAGGGCCAGACCACGCGCGTCCAGCAGACCCCGATGGGCCGGGTCCAGCAGACGGCGACCTGCCGACGCTGCGAGGGCGAGGGGACGCTGTACGACGAGACGTGTTCGACCTGTCGGGGCGACGGCACCGTCCGAAACGAGGCGACTCTGGAGGTCGACATCCCGGCCGGCATCGCCGACGGCCAGACGCTCCGCATGGAGCGGGAGGGCGCCCCGGGCGAGAACGGCGGCCCCAACGGCGACCTCCTCATCCAGGTGACCGTTCGGGACCACCCCGACTTCGAGCGCGACGGCGACGACCTCTCGTACAATCACGCCATCTCGTTCCCGCAGGCGGTCTTCGGCGACACCATCACCGTGCCGACGCTGGACGGGGAGGTCGAGGTGGACGTGCCAAGCGGCACCCAGAGCGGCGAGGTCTTCAGACTGGAGGGCAAGGGGATGCCCAGACTGCGCCGGCGCGGCAGCGGCGACCTCTACGTGCAGGTGCAGGTCGTCACGCCCGACGACCTGAACAGCGAACAGAAGGAGGCGCTCGAACAGTTCGCGGAGGCCGGCGGCGAGGAGGTCGACGTCGAGGAAGGGTTCTTCGAGAAGCTCAAGAACTCGCTGTAG
- a CDS encoding type IV pilin — translation MSGTSDARAAVTVERIAVWGVAVLAVAGFVALAVGPGAQFRTATPTADFEATYDNSTGAVTVSHAGGDDLTGESVAVVVTDADGGTTTRLLWANGSTLPVTEGDSVTVDDPRVDTDGDGNYLDADGSVGFYLEPGDTVDVVWTGRRLGAPATQTETIGTVTLGNTTG, via the coding sequence ATGAGTGGCACGTCGGACGCCCGCGCGGCCGTGACCGTCGAGCGCATCGCAGTCTGGGGAGTGGCGGTGCTGGCAGTCGCCGGGTTCGTCGCGCTCGCCGTGGGGCCGGGCGCGCAGTTCCGGACTGCCACACCGACGGCCGACTTCGAGGCGACGTACGACAACTCGACGGGGGCGGTCACGGTGAGCCACGCCGGCGGGGACGATCTGACCGGCGAGTCCGTCGCCGTCGTCGTTACCGACGCCGACGGCGGCACGACGACGCGACTCCTGTGGGCCAACGGGTCCACGCTCCCGGTCACCGAGGGCGACTCGGTCACCGTGGACGACCCGCGCGTCGACACCGACGGCGACGGGAACTACCTCGACGCCGACGGGTCGGTCGGCTTCTACCTCGAACCCGGGGACACCGTCGACGTGGTCTGGACGGGACGACGCCTCGGCGCGCCGGCCACCCAGACCGAGACGATCGGGACGGTGACGCTCGGTAACACGACCGGCTGA
- a CDS encoding DoxX family protein codes for MTGENRGQAATTALVEWGPLLFRGIVAVLLVPAGATKLLNYGSSASQFAELGIPVAGVMVLFVGVVELLGGALVGMGVAGRLSAVAVLPIMVVAIALTGPHVSSVAVVLGCLGIAVAGTGKLSLGEPSDQVATYLAGKLTSG; via the coding sequence ATGACGGGCGAGAACCGAGGTCAGGCGGCCACCACAGCGCTCGTCGAGTGGGGCCCGCTGTTGTTCCGAGGGATTGTCGCCGTGTTGCTCGTTCCCGCGGGGGCGACGAAGTTGCTGAACTACGGGTCGTCCGCCAGCCAGTTCGCGGAACTGGGGATACCGGTCGCCGGTGTCATGGTGCTGTTCGTCGGCGTCGTCGAACTCCTCGGCGGAGCTCTCGTGGGGATGGGGGTCGCTGGCCGCCTCAGCGCCGTGGCGGTCCTGCCGATAATGGTGGTGGCCATCGCACTCACGGGACCGCACGTCTCCAGCGTGGCAGTGGTGCTCGGCTGTCTGGGTATCGCCGTGGCCGGAACGGGGAAGCTCTCACTGGGGGAGCCAAGCGACCAGGTAGCCACGTATCTGGCCGGGAAACTGACGAGCGGGTGA
- the dnaK gene encoding molecular chaperone DnaK, which translates to MASNKILGIDLGTTNSAFAVMEGGDPEIIVNAEGERTTPSVVAFDDGERLVGKPAKNQAVKNPEQTIQSIKRHMGEDDYSVTLDGEEYTPEQVSAMILQKIKRDAEEYLGDDIEKAVITVPAYFNDRQRQATKDAGEIAGFEVERIVNEPTAAAMAYGLDDESDQTVLVYDLGGGTFDVSILDLGGGVYEVVATNGDNDLGGDDWDHAIIDYLADEFESEHGVDLREDRQALQRLTEAAEEAKVELSSRKETRINLPFIATTDDGPLDLEQKITRAKFESLTEDLIERTVGPTEQALSDAGYDEGDIDEVILVGGSTRMPQVQDRVEEMTGQAPKKNVNPDEAVALGAAIQGGVLSGDVDDIVLLDVTPLSLGVEVKGGLFERLIDKNTTIPTEESKIFTTAQANQTQVQIRVFQGEREIAEENELLGAFALSGIPPAPAGTPQIEVSFNIDENGIVNVEAEDKGSGNKEDITIEGGAGLSDEQIEQMQEEAEEHAEEDEERRKEIEARNEAEASVRRAETLIEENEEELDADLIEDIESKVEDVEETLEDEDAGREEYEAVTEELSEALQEIGKQMYEGQAQQAAGGAAGAGAAGAGPGGAAGGPGGAAGGQGEEYVDADFEDVDEDDED; encoded by the coding sequence ATGGCGAGCAACAAAATTCTGGGTATCGACCTCGGGACCACGAACTCAGCGTTCGCGGTCATGGAAGGTGGCGACCCCGAAATCATCGTCAACGCCGAAGGCGAGCGGACGACACCCTCCGTCGTCGCGTTCGACGACGGCGAGCGGCTTGTCGGTAAGCCCGCGAAGAATCAGGCCGTAAAGAACCCCGAGCAGACCATCCAGTCCATCAAGCGCCACATGGGCGAGGACGACTACTCGGTCACGCTCGACGGCGAGGAGTACACGCCCGAGCAGGTCTCGGCGATGATTCTCCAGAAGATCAAGCGCGACGCCGAGGAGTATCTCGGCGACGACATCGAGAAGGCCGTCATCACCGTCCCCGCGTACTTCAACGACCGACAGCGCCAGGCGACCAAGGACGCCGGCGAGATCGCCGGCTTCGAGGTCGAACGCATCGTCAACGAGCCCACCGCGGCCGCGATGGCCTACGGGCTCGACGACGAGTCCGACCAGACCGTCCTCGTCTACGACCTCGGTGGCGGGACCTTCGACGTCTCCATCCTCGACCTGGGCGGGGGCGTCTACGAGGTCGTCGCCACGAACGGAGACAACGACCTCGGGGGCGACGACTGGGACCACGCCATCATCGACTACCTGGCCGACGAGTTCGAGAGCGAACACGGCGTCGACCTCCGCGAGGACCGCCAGGCGCTCCAGCGGCTGACCGAGGCCGCAGAGGAAGCCAAGGTGGAGCTCTCCTCGCGCAAGGAGACCCGCATCAATCTCCCCTTCATCGCGACCACGGACGACGGTCCGCTGGACCTCGAACAGAAGATCACCCGCGCGAAATTCGAGAGCCTCACCGAGGACCTCATCGAGCGCACCGTCGGCCCGACGGAGCAGGCGCTTTCGGACGCCGGCTACGACGAGGGCGACATCGACGAGGTCATCCTCGTCGGCGGTTCGACGCGGATGCCACAGGTCCAGGACAGAGTCGAGGAGATGACCGGTCAGGCCCCGAAGAAGAACGTCAACCCCGACGAGGCCGTCGCGCTGGGCGCGGCCATCCAGGGCGGCGTGCTCTCGGGCGACGTGGACGACATCGTCCTGCTCGACGTGACGCCGCTGTCGCTCGGCGTCGAGGTCAAGGGCGGCCTCTTCGAGCGGCTCATCGACAAGAACACCACGATTCCGACGGAGGAGTCGAAGATATTCACCACCGCGCAGGCCAACCAGACGCAGGTCCAGATCCGCGTCTTCCAGGGCGAGCGTGAAATCGCCGAGGAGAACGAACTGCTCGGCGCCTTCGCGCTCTCCGGAATCCCGCCGGCACCCGCCGGAACGCCCCAGATCGAAGTCTCGTTCAACATCGACGAGAACGGGATCGTCAACGTCGAGGCCGAGGACAAGGGGTCGGGCAACAAGGAGGACATCACCATCGAAGGCGGTGCCGGCCTCTCCGACGAGCAGATCGAACAGATGCAAGAGGAGGCCGAGGAACACGCCGAGGAAGACGAGGAACGCCGCAAGGAGATCGAGGCCCGCAACGAGGCCGAGGCCTCCGTGCGCCGCGCCGAGACCCTCATCGAGGAGAACGAGGAGGAACTCGACGCGGACCTCATCGAGGACATCGAATCGAAGGTCGAGGACGTCGAGGAGACCCTCGAAGACGAGGACGCCGGCCGCGAGGAGTACGAAGCGGTCACCGAGGAACTGAGCGAAGCGCTCCAGGAAATCGGCAAGCAGATGTACGAAGGCCAGGCCCAGCAGGCCGCCGGTGGCGCTGCCGGTGCGGGCGCAGCAGGTGCCGGCCCCGGCGGTGCGGCAGGCGGTCCCGGTGGGGCTGCGGGCGGTCAGGGCGAGGAGTACGTCGACGCCGACTTCGAAGACGTCGACGAGGACGACGAGGACTGA
- a CDS encoding nucleotide exchange factor GrpE, with product MSEQDAAEEATTSDDGDADTEAADVDIEGAPEDVDTDEIDLDDVAGEADADLVDRIAESDPEEIARELAALRSRNETLETEVEELEDKTEELGDKLKRKQAEFQNYKKRMKKRREEEKQRATEDLVGRILDVRDNLERALEQDEDTEIRSGVESTLRQLDDVLQAENVAVIDPEPGEDVDPTQHQVLANVESEEEPGAIAEVHRPGYEMADKVLREAQVTVSEE from the coding sequence ATGAGTGAGCAGGACGCAGCCGAGGAGGCGACGACATCCGACGACGGGGATGCCGACACCGAGGCGGCCGACGTCGATATCGAGGGCGCGCCAGAGGACGTCGACACCGACGAGATAGACCTCGACGACGTCGCGGGCGAGGCCGACGCGGACCTCGTCGACCGAATCGCCGAGTCCGACCCCGAGGAGATCGCCCGCGAGCTCGCGGCGCTGCGGAGCCGGAACGAGACGCTGGAGACCGAAGTCGAGGAACTCGAAGACAAGACCGAAGAACTGGGAGACAAGCTAAAGCGCAAGCAGGCGGAGTTCCAGAACTACAAGAAGCGGATGAAAAAGCGCCGGGAGGAGGAGAAACAGCGCGCGACGGAAGACCTCGTGGGTCGGATTCTGGACGTTCGGGACAACCTCGAACGCGCGCTCGAACAGGACGAGGACACGGAGATACGCAGCGGCGTCGAGTCGACGCTCCGCCAGCTGGACGACGTGCTCCAGGCCGAGAACGTGGCCGTCATCGACCCGGAGCCCGGCGAAGACGTGGACCCGACACAGCACCAGGTGCTCGCGAACGTCGAGAGCGAGGAGGAACCCGGTGCCATCGCGGAGGTCCACCGCCCCGGCTACGAGATGGCCGACAAGGTACTGCGCGAGGCACAGGTCACGGTCAGCGAGGAGTAG
- a CDS encoding DoxX-like family protein: MSRDAIYVERLVSGPLDAVWERTQEPDEHERWDLRFSEIDYLPRAEGEPQRFTYATRIGFGFGVEGTGESVATNEDGEETTSVLSFRSDQRRSLISEGRGFWRYVETDDGLRFLTEYNYETRWGPVGALVDRLAFRPLLGWATALSFDVLARWVEDGTPPAASYRAFFAHAVARVGLALIWVYQGLVPKLLVGHPAELAPFRRAGLGSVAGEAVVALGVAELAVGVALLVWWRSSWLAYLAGLAPVALTAGAVATDPGVALGPYNPVVTAVGMAALGLVAGRLAGRVPTASNCLRTAPDG; encoded by the coding sequence ATGAGCCGGGACGCGATATACGTCGAGCGGCTGGTCAGCGGGCCGCTGGACGCGGTGTGGGAGCGCACTCAGGAGCCCGACGAGCACGAGCGGTGGGACCTCCGGTTCTCGGAGATTGACTACCTCCCACGGGCGGAGGGCGAACCACAGCGGTTCACCTACGCGACCCGCATCGGCTTCGGGTTCGGTGTCGAGGGGACCGGCGAGTCGGTCGCGACCAACGAGGACGGCGAGGAGACGACCTCGGTGCTCTCCTTCCGGAGCGACCAGCGCCGCTCGCTCATCAGCGAGGGGCGGGGGTTCTGGCGGTACGTCGAGACCGACGACGGGCTCCGGTTTCTCACCGAGTACAACTACGAGACCCGCTGGGGCCCTGTCGGGGCGCTCGTCGACCGACTCGCGTTCCGGCCGCTGCTGGGGTGGGCCACCGCGCTCAGCTTCGACGTGCTTGCCCGCTGGGTCGAGGACGGGACACCGCCGGCGGCAAGCTACCGGGCCTTCTTCGCCCACGCCGTCGCCAGGGTCGGCCTGGCGCTCATCTGGGTGTATCAGGGGCTCGTTCCGAAGCTGCTCGTCGGCCACCCGGCGGAGCTCGCCCCGTTCCGCCGCGCCGGCCTCGGCAGCGTCGCGGGCGAGGCGGTCGTCGCGCTCGGGGTCGCCGAACTGGCCGTCGGCGTCGCGCTCCTGGTCTGGTGGCGCTCCTCGTGGCTCGCCTATCTGGCGGGGCTGGCCCCCGTCGCGCTGACCGCCGGTGCCGTGGCGACCGACCCGGGTGTCGCGCTCGGGCCGTACAACCCCGTCGTGACGGCCGTCGGGATGGCCGCGCTGGGCCTCGTCGCCGGACGGCTGGCCGGGCGCGTCCCCACAGCGTCGAACTGCCTGCGGACTGCTCCCGACGGATGA
- a CDS encoding DUF4166 domain-containing protein, whose translation MNSVFQRALGPAYDELHPAIAERYALTSADGTRCVGRGRMYSVRHNPLALPVLWAGTRRNLLFPEQGADVPFEVRTTPFDDDGVETVAYVRQFDLGRERRFDAYMRYDERRDCVVDALGTHRNPVTELHFTVTEGDALRIGTGAQWVRLGDRQVPVPRPLRAAVTVVERYDDELDRFEISVSVANPLLGPVFAYDGWFTVEFEPVPRLPETDAPADRDLG comes from the coding sequence ATGAACAGCGTCTTCCAGCGGGCGCTCGGGCCGGCGTACGACGAGCTCCACCCGGCCATCGCCGAGCGGTACGCGCTGACCAGCGCGGACGGCACGCGCTGTGTCGGCCGGGGCCGGATGTACTCGGTCCGTCACAACCCGCTGGCGCTCCCGGTGCTGTGGGCCGGCACCCGCCGGAACCTGCTCTTTCCCGAGCAGGGGGCAGACGTCCCCTTCGAGGTCCGGACGACCCCGTTCGACGACGACGGCGTCGAGACAGTCGCGTACGTCCGGCAGTTCGACCTGGGGCGCGAGCGGCGGTTCGACGCCTACATGCGGTACGACGAGCGTCGGGACTGCGTCGTCGACGCGCTCGGGACCCATCGGAACCCGGTGACAGAGCTCCACTTCACGGTTACCGAGGGGGACGCGCTCCGCATCGGCACCGGCGCACAGTGGGTTCGCCTCGGCGACCGGCAGGTACCGGTACCGCGGCCGCTCCGGGCCGCCGTGACCGTCGTCGAGCGCTACGACGACGAGCTCGACCGCTTCGAGATCAGCGTCTCGGTGGCCAACCCGCTCCTGGGGCCGGTGTTCGCCTACGACGGCTGGTTCACCGTCGAGTTCGAGCCCGTTCCCCGCCTGCCCGAGACGGACGCCCCGGCGGACCGGGACCTCGGTTGA
- a CDS encoding YndJ family transporter has product MSPPARTATDDPARAWLPTLADASAAAGAVAWLVVVSAAELDTDRALAALGILVVVPLVLRLADTPRRDGSRSRWYALAVLSQPLTAVPAVGSLTLGTGPTAAAAAVPWALAALAAGGFGLWRLLGRGPWPLAELALDAGLGYVAAGGVVLLLNRAGAAVVAPPVAAPLAVGHVLAAGTGLTTVAGLAGRCGPDGRLGTVLWVTTAVVAVGPAGVALTASGSALGPWSVGVSAAALGVAVAALAGWRFAIPDSPARPPGIPFSRLGAGWRVGADFLDRRGLTRETAVAGMVDSVEAYACRGFDPAAVAPPVRRFYERTGEYALAVEPDWAPPWGWLARLYRPVATRIGQLSIPLAPVAGDAALTGRVVGVGGADPATGDHAWIRSNADRVTDARRMTYVGVYDRYVGDDRPFLRVVFPLPGANLTGILRVENDGDGLVLSSFPARDNADDAGLYLVVGGAGVRLPLNETLVVHPDGEAVGATHRVEALGVRLFTLRYDITRCT; this is encoded by the coding sequence ATGTCGCCCCCTGCCAGGACGGCGACCGACGACCCGGCTCGGGCGTGGCTCCCGACGCTCGCCGACGCCAGCGCCGCTGCCGGCGCCGTCGCCTGGCTGGTCGTCGTCTCGGCCGCCGAGCTGGACACCGACCGGGCGCTGGCCGCGCTGGGTATCCTGGTGGTGGTCCCGCTGGTGTTGCGGCTGGCCGACACGCCCCGCCGGGACGGCAGCCGCTCGCGGTGGTACGCGCTCGCGGTTCTGAGCCAGCCGCTGACAGCCGTCCCGGCGGTCGGCTCGCTGACCCTGGGGACCGGGCCGACGGCGGCGGCCGCCGCCGTCCCCTGGGCGCTGGCGGCGCTCGCCGCCGGCGGTTTCGGCCTGTGGCGGCTGCTCGGTCGCGGTCCCTGGCCGCTCGCGGAACTGGCCCTCGACGCGGGGCTGGGGTACGTCGCCGCGGGCGGGGTCGTCCTGCTGCTGAACCGCGCCGGCGCCGCTGTGGTGGCTCCGCCGGTCGCCGCCCCGCTCGCTGTCGGCCACGTTCTCGCCGCCGGCACGGGTCTCACGACGGTCGCCGGGCTCGCCGGTCGGTGTGGCCCGGACGGACGACTCGGCACGGTGCTGTGGGTGACGACCGCCGTCGTCGCCGTCGGGCCGGCCGGCGTCGCTCTCACGGCGAGCGGGTCGGCCCTCGGCCCGTGGTCGGTCGGTGTGAGCGCAGCCGCTCTCGGCGTCGCCGTGGCGGCGCTGGCCGGGTGGCGGTTCGCCATCCCCGACTCGCCGGCCCGGCCGCCGGGCATCCCGTTCAGTCGGCTGGGAGCCGGGTGGCGCGTCGGTGCGGATTTCCTCGACCGTCGGGGCCTGACGCGGGAGACGGCCGTCGCCGGGATGGTCGACTCGGTCGAGGCGTACGCCTGCCGGGGGTTCGACCCCGCTGCCGTCGCCCCGCCGGTCCGCCGGTTCTACGAGCGAACCGGCGAGTACGCCCTTGCGGTCGAGCCCGACTGGGCGCCCCCCTGGGGGTGGCTCGCTCGGCTGTACCGCCCCGTCGCGACGCGAATCGGGCAGCTCTCTATCCCGCTGGCGCCCGTCGCCGGGGACGCCGCGCTGACCGGTCGGGTGGTCGGTGTCGGCGGCGCGGACCCTGCGACGGGCGACCACGCCTGGATTCGGTCCAACGCCGACCGCGTGACCGACGCCCGGCGGATGACGTACGTCGGCGTCTACGACCGGTACGTCGGTGACGACCGGCCGTTCCTGCGCGTGGTGTTCCCGCTCCCGGGGGCGAACCTGACCGGCATCCTCCGCGTCGAAAACGACGGCGACGGGCTGGTCCTGTCGTCGTTCCCGGCCCGGGACAACGCCGACGACGCCGGCCTCTACCTCGTCGTCGGGGGCGCCGGCGTCCGGCTCCCGCTAAACGAGACGCTCGTCGTCCATCCGGACGGGGAGGCGGTCGGGGCGACACACCGCGTCGAGGCGCTGGGGGTCCGGCTGTTCACCCTCCGGTACGACATCACTCGTTGCACGTAG
- a CDS encoding DEAD/DEAH box helicase family protein, with protein sequence MLELTFEEGTVRITGDVPADLPGVATDSRSKSARAPAYRYADLRAALDDRGLDYADRVLDTAPVDLSTTYELREYQRAALDSWRGADDRGCLELPTGSGKTVIGIAAMVALGTPTLVVVPTIDLLEQWQRELETEFQRPIGRLGGGEQRVEAVTVATYDSAYLRADELGDRFGLVVFDEVHHLGGEGYRDIARLLAAPARLGLTATFERPDDAHEVVEELVGPLVQSVAVDDLAGEHLADYDIKRIAVELTDDERERYEEHQGTFTDYLKRSNISLRSGSDYQELVKRSGTDPKAREALLAKQRAREVMMNAQRKVERLADILERHRGDRVIVFTAYTDLVYRLSERFLLPAITHETGAAERREILDRFRDGTYSRVVTANVLDEGVDVPDANVAVVLSGSGSEREFTQRLGRILRPKSDGSRALLYELVTEETAEERVARRRR encoded by the coding sequence ATGCTGGAGCTGACGTTCGAGGAGGGCACCGTCCGAATCACGGGCGACGTGCCGGCGGACCTGCCCGGTGTCGCGACGGACAGCCGCTCGAAATCCGCGCGCGCACCGGCCTACCGCTACGCCGACCTCCGCGCCGCACTGGACGACCGCGGGCTCGACTACGCCGACCGCGTCCTCGACACCGCGCCGGTCGACCTCTCGACGACGTACGAACTCCGCGAGTACCAGCGGGCGGCCCTCGATAGCTGGCGCGGCGCCGACGACCGCGGCTGTCTGGAACTCCCGACGGGCAGTGGCAAGACCGTCATCGGCATCGCGGCGATGGTCGCGCTCGGGACGCCGACCCTCGTCGTGGTCCCGACCATCGACCTCCTCGAACAGTGGCAGCGCGAGCTCGAAACCGAGTTCCAGCGGCCTATCGGCCGGCTGGGCGGCGGCGAGCAGCGCGTGGAAGCTGTCACGGTCGCCACCTACGACTCGGCGTATCTCCGGGCCGACGAACTGGGCGACCGGTTCGGGCTCGTGGTCTTCGACGAGGTCCACCACTTGGGCGGCGAGGGGTATCGTGACATCGCCCGGCTGCTCGCGGCTCCGGCACGGCTGGGCCTCACCGCGACGTTCGAGCGGCCCGACGACGCTCACGAGGTCGTCGAGGAGCTCGTCGGCCCGCTCGTCCAGTCGGTCGCGGTCGACGATTTGGCGGGCGAACACCTCGCCGACTACGACATCAAGCGAATCGCGGTCGAGCTGACCGACGACGAGCGCGAACGGTACGAGGAGCACCAGGGCACCTTCACGGACTACCTCAAACGGTCGAACATTTCGCTCCGCTCGGGCAGCGACTACCAGGAACTCGTGAAACGGTCGGGCACCGACCCGAAGGCACGCGAGGCCCTGCTGGCCAAACAGCGCGCCCGCGAGGTGATGATGAACGCCCAGCGGAAGGTCGAGCGGCTGGCGGACATCTTAGAGCGCCACCGGGGCGACCGCGTCATCGTCTTCACGGCGTACACCGACCTCGTCTACCGCCTCTCCGAGCGGTTCCTGCTCCCAGCCATCACCCACGAGACGGGCGCGGCCGAGCGCCGCGAGATACTCGACCGGTTCCGCGACGGCACGTACTCCCGGGTCGTGACCGCGAATGTCCTCGACGAGGGGGTCGACGTGCCCGACGCCAACGTCGCCGTGGTGCTCTCGGGCAGCGGCTCGGAGCGGGAGTTCACCCAGCGGCTGGGCCGGATTCTCCGGCCGAAGTCGGACGGTTCGCGGGCGCTGCTGTACGAACTCGTCACCGAGGAGACCGCCGAGGAGCGGGTGGCTCGGCGGCGGCGCTAG
- a CDS encoding DUF790 family protein: MLTKDLLRVSRAGGGYHPQFADSSHEALAARVLGVYQGHVGEPRARLQRALTDLEGEADDFKLVRGFAKLVEREATVETRAPIPPERARKRVFEAAQAVGVVTEAERETALTRAADRLGIDADALESSLYADLADRQVLAAVDARWSPAELVTQYNLSLAQTALFDATEVRVRSSDPKAVVSAVKRLRLMYEIRRTPQGREVVVTGPDAVFSKTRRYGTRFARLLRTVAGTSEWTLSATVDDRGTERELRLTDADVSVPGVDPVAEVSYDSGVEADFAARFSSLGLDWELIREPEPLEAGEHVVIPDFAFDWRPGGAGEVRDTASGDTELRLFFEVMGFWTPEYVAKKLDRLADVDDVTMLVAVDESLGVGADIEARDHRAIPYSGTIRVKDVRDALRPYEDQLVASSAADIPEEFRPEADVVSLAALADEYGVSEAALADKTVPDHERVGRTLIRPSVLDDLAERIEAGQSLATVEELLDEHGIDDDGAVLSRLGYRIEWDGLSGGTVRARSE, from the coding sequence GTGCTGACGAAGGACCTGCTTCGCGTCTCGCGGGCCGGCGGCGGCTACCACCCGCAGTTCGCCGACTCGTCCCACGAGGCGCTGGCCGCGCGGGTTCTCGGCGTCTATCAGGGCCACGTCGGCGAGCCCCGGGCACGGCTCCAGCGGGCGCTCACCGACCTCGAAGGCGAGGCAGACGACTTCAAGCTCGTCCGGGGCTTTGCGAAGCTCGTCGAGCGGGAGGCGACCGTCGAGACACGGGCGCCGATTCCGCCGGAACGTGCGCGCAAGCGGGTGTTCGAGGCCGCCCAAGCGGTCGGCGTCGTCACCGAAGCGGAGCGCGAGACGGCCCTGACCCGGGCGGCCGACCGGCTCGGTATCGACGCCGACGCGCTCGAATCGTCGCTGTACGCCGACCTGGCCGACCGGCAGGTGCTGGCTGCGGTCGACGCCCGCTGGTCGCCGGCCGAGCTGGTGACCCAGTACAACCTCTCGCTGGCTCAGACCGCGCTGTTCGACGCCACCGAGGTCCGCGTGCGCTCCTCGGACCCGAAGGCGGTGGTGTCGGCGGTCAAGCGACTCCGATTGATGTACGAGATCCGCCGGACGCCACAGGGACGCGAAGTGGTCGTCACCGGCCCCGACGCCGTCTTCTCGAAGACGCGACGGTACGGGACCCGCTTTGCCCGGTTGCTGCGGACCGTCGCCGGGACGAGCGAGTGGACGCTCTCGGCGACCGTCGACGACCGCGGGACCGAGCGGGAACTGCGCCTCACCGACGCGGACGTGTCCGTGCCCGGCGTCGACCCCGTCGCCGAGGTGAGCTACGACAGCGGCGTCGAGGCCGACTTCGCCGCTCGCTTTTCGTCGCTCGGTCTGGACTGGGAACTGATCCGCGAGCCAGAACCGCTCGAAGCGGGCGAACACGTCGTCATCCCCGATTTCGCATTCGACTGGCGCCCCGGCGGGGCTGGGGAGGTCCGGGACACCGCGAGCGGTGACACCGAGCTCCGGCTCTTCTTCGAGGTGATGGGCTTTTGGACGCCCGAATACGTCGCGAAGAAGCTCGACCGGCTGGCCGACGTCGACGACGTGACGATGCTCGTTGCCGTCGACGAGTCCCTGGGCGTGGGGGCGGACATCGAGGCGCGGGACCACCGCGCAATACCGTACTCGGGGACCATCCGGGTCAAGGACGTACGGGACGCCCTGCGGCCCTACGAGGACCAGCTGGTCGCGTCGAGCGCCGCCGATATCCCCGAGGAGTTCCGGCCCGAGGCCGACGTGGTGTCGCTCGCCGCCCTCGCGGACGAGTACGGCGTCAGCGAAGCTGCCCTCGCGGACAAGACCGTCCCCGACCACGAGCGCGTCGGGCGCACCCTGATTCGGCCGTCGGTACTCGACGACCTCGCCGAGCGTATCGAGGCCGGCCAGTCACTCGCGACTGTCGAGGAACTGCTGGACGAGCACGGTATCGACGACGACGGCGCCGTCCTCTCCCGGCTGGGCTACCGAATCGAGTGGGACGGACTGAGCGGCGGTACGGTTCGAGCGCGGTCGGAGTAG